Proteins co-encoded in one Setaria viridis chromosome 9, Setaria_viridis_v4.0, whole genome shotgun sequence genomic window:
- the LOC117838428 gene encoding AP-1 complex subunit sigma-1 produces the protein MIHFVLLISRQGKVRLTKWYTPYPQKQRSKVIKEISALVLTRGPKLCNFVDWQGYRVVYKRYASLYFCMCIDPADNELETLQIIHHYVEILDRYFGNVCELDLIFNFHKAYFILDEILIAGELQESNKKAVLRLVTTQDALVEAAKEEASSLSNIIAQATK, from the exons ATG ATACATTTTGTTCTTCTCATCAGTAGGCAGGGGAAGGTGAGGCTGACAAAATGGTACACTCCATATCCACAGAAGCAAAGATCCAAG GTAATCAAAGAAATAAGTGCGCTAGTACTGACGAGAGGCCCCAAGCTGTGTAATTTTGTTGACTGGCAAGGTTATAGAGTCGTGTACAAGAG GTATGCTAGCCTTTACTTCTGCATGTGCATTGATCCTGCTGACAATGAATTGGAAACTCTTCAAATCATCCATCACTATGTTGAGATATTGGACCGGTACTTCGGCAAT GTCTGTGAGCTAGACCTGATATTCAATTTTCATAAG GCTTACTTTATATTGGATGAGATTTTGATTGCTGGTGAACTCCAGGAATCGAACAAGAAAGCGGTTCTACGCCTAGTAACTACACAG GACGCTTTGGTGGAAGCCGCAAAGGAGGAGGCAAGCTCATTGAGCAACATAATTGCACAGGCTACCAAGTAG
- the LOC117838427 gene encoding transcription factor bHLH106 — translation MFPAAEVSALAGAAGRQGEGGVVPMAMLPPFFMDSIWPAAAGGAGATGATDSEEDEAAAAAAAAAAHDRALAASRNHREAEKRRRERIKSHLDRLRSVLSCDPKIDKASLLAKAVERVRDLKQRVAGVGEAAPAHLFPTEHDEIVVLASGGAVFEASVCCDDRSDLLPELIETLRALRLRTLRAEMATLGGRVRNVLVLARDVDGSGVTGDDDGYGGRTDSAGSVEGNAGGGGDFLKEALRALVERPGAGGGDRPKRRRVSGTNMQAAA, via the exons ATGTTCCCGGCGGCCGAGGTGTcggcgctcgccggcgcggcggggcggcaggGCGAGGGCGGCGTCGTGCCGATGGCGATGCTGCCACCCTTCTTCATGGACTCCatctggccggcggcggcgggcggggcgggcgcTACCGGCGCCACCGACTccgaggaggacgaggccgcggcggcggcggcggcggccgccgcccacgACCGCGCGCTCGCGGCGTCGCGCAACCACCGCGAGGCCGAGAAGCGCCGGCGCGAGCGGATCAAGTCGCACCTCGACCGCCTCCGCAGCGTCCTCTCCTGCGACCCCAAG ATAGACAAGGCGTCGCTGCTCGCGAAGGCGGTGGAAAGGGTGCGTGACCTGAAGCAGCGGGTggccggcgtcggggaggcggcgccggcgcacctGTTCCCGACGGAGCACGATGAGATCGTGGTGCTCGCGTCGGGCGGCGCCGTGTTCGAGGCCTCCGTCTGCTGCGACGACCGCTCCGACCTCCTCCCGGAGCTCATCGAGACGCTGCGCGCGCTCCGCCTCCGCACGCTCCGCGCCGAGATGGCCACCCTCGGCGGCCGCGTCCGCAACGTGCTCGTCCTGGCGCGCGACGTCGATGGCAGCGGTGTTACCGGAGACGATGACGGTTACGGCGGCCGTACTGACTCGGCTGGCTCCGTCGAGGgcaacgccggcggcggcggcgacttccTGAAGGAGGCCCTGAGGGCTCTGGTGGAGAGGCCGGGAGCTGGAGGCGGCGACCGACCAAAGAGGCGACGTGTCTCGGGCACGAACATGCAAGCGGCGGCGtag